One window from the genome of Glycine soja cultivar W05 chromosome 12, ASM419377v2, whole genome shotgun sequence encodes:
- the LOC114378852 gene encoding uncharacterized protein LOC114378852, with amino-acid sequence MHKEIKIYVDDMIAKSKTEEEHLVNLRKLFKRLQKYQLRLLGFVVSHKGIEVDPKNVKVVLEMTKLCTEKQVQVLGRPLILYMMVLDESMGCMLGQHDDSGKREWVVYYLSKKFTACEMNYSLLERTCCTLLWASHRLRQYMLSHTTWLVSKMDPVKYIFEKPALTTQIARWQVFLSEYNIVYVTQKAIKGSALADYLAQQPLNDYHPMHLEFSDEDIMALFEEKSKDKDRDKWIVWFDDASNTLGHVVAATLVSPGNKCIPFTARLGFDCTKNMAKYEACALGIQAAIDFNVKLLTVYGDSALVIHQLRGEWETRDHKLIPYQTYIKKLVEFFDDVSFHHVPREENQMVDALATLESMFQLTPHGDMPYIEFICRGKLVHSCLIEEEHDGKHWYFDIKRYIEDKEYPQEASDNDKRTLRRSTTGFFLNENILYKRNHDMVLLQFVDAREAKRMLVEVHEGSFRTHANEHAMAWKILRAGYYWLTMESDCYIHHRGPSPCGE; translated from the exons ATGCATAAGGAAATTAAGATCTACgtggatgacatgattgccaagtctaagaCTGAGGAAGAACATCTCGTCaacttgcggaagttgttcaAGAGACTGCAAAAGTACCAGTTAAGATTGTTGGGCTTCGTCGTAAGTCataaagggatagaggtggaccctaAAAATGTAAAAGTCGTCCTTGAAATGACTAAGCTGTGCACCGAGAAACAAGTCCAGG TGCTTGGGAGGCCTCTCATCCTGTACATGATGGTGTTGGATGAGTCAATGGGATGCATGCTGGGGCAGCACGACGATTCCGGAAAAAGAGAATGGGTTGTCTATTACTTAAGCAAAAAGTTCACAGCCTGCGAGATGAACTACTCTCTGCTGGAAAGAACATGTTGCACTTTgttatgggcatcccatcgtcTAAGGCAGTATATGTTGAGCCATACTACTTGGttggtatccaagatggacccagtcAAGTATATTTTCGAGAAGCCCGCTCTTACGACGCAGATTGCTCGATGGCAAGTTTTTCTATCTGAGTACAACATtgtctatgtcacccaaaaggcgataaagggaagcgccttggcagactATTTGGCTCAGCAACCTCTCAATGATTACCATCCCATGCATCTGGAGTTTTCGGATGAAGACATTATGGCCTTGTTCGAAGAGAAGTCAAAGGATAAGGACAGGGAtaagtggatcgtgtggttcGACGATGCGTCCAACACCCTAGGCCATGTGGTTGCGGCGACTTTGGTTTCTCCCGGCAATAAATGCATTCCCTTCACGGCCAGGTTGGGTTTCGATTGTACGAAGAACATGGCCAAATACGAGGCATGTGCCCTTGGGATCCAAGCGGCAATTGACTTCAACGTCAAGTTGCTCACAGTGTACGGAGACTCAGCcttggtgattcaccagctaaGGGGAGAATGGGAGACTAGGGATCATAAgctgataccctatcaaacatACATCAAGAAGTTGGTTGAGTTCTTCGATGATGTCTCTTTCCACCATGTTCCCAGAGAGGAGAATCAAATGGTCGATGCGCTTGCCACTCTAGAATCTATGTTCCAACTAACCCCGCATGGGGACATGCCATACATTGAATTTATATGTCGTGGAAAACTCGTGCATTCTTGTTTGATAGAAGAGGAACATGATGGTAAACATTGGTACTTTGACATAAAGCGATACATCGAAGACAAGGAGTACCCACAggaggcttccgacaacgaCAAGAGAACATTAAGAAGGTCGACAACCGGTTTCTTCTTGAATGAAAACATTCTATACAAAAggaaccatgacatggttttaCTCCAATTTGTGGATGCTAGGGAGGCTAAACGCATGCTAGTggaagtccacgagggttcctttagAACACATGCCAACGAGCATGCTATGGCATGGAAGATTCTGAGGGCGGGGTATTATTGGCTTACCATGGAGAGCGACTGCTACATCCAT CACCGTGGcccttctccatgtggggaatag